In Erythrobacter sp. F6033, a single genomic region encodes these proteins:
- a CDS encoding asparagine synthetase B family protein produces the protein MASFAVILRKSNRPLTGDLTERMRSVLGVFGPDKDGVVSRGPIQMIWTQDVGFTPQDRWEEQPVVSHDRWHLLFVGFLMHREELADKVGLERAELTNIPDSKLVMMAWEKWGETCHDHLYGAYSFVVCDIANHTIIAKRGSEVSASIYYHEDDDRLILTTSTKAIFCDETVERKVDESRIADALVLNFENRTQSYFAGISILPSGHSMRANPHGLRVERTSYLDRTPDVRFANDDDYVEAAGELLSRAVSSSMRSLKPPALMLSSGLDSASVAAVMIEHMAGSNATSDERLKAFTHVPAGYWDGSVRNGWAGDESGPVKAMAALYPQLDVEFVGSELLPFDHGLDLVQSYADMPLRGLANLYWGREIDHKCLQSGRNVMLTGSSGNATLSFAMKSMIFGKLFRKGQWLRLLKEHHLSYHGNVPGPFSYLKRLTRQAILPNAPDSLFGLYARHRAPDKGKGFHAFSAINPDYAEEMGVRERMAEFGWDDGYRLPKDRKEMMRIMAERGGREEASALVEPYKAAAGTVTRDPLGDRKIVEFCYAIPDDQFCKDGTDRRLIKRMMADKLPSEVLNAPRGEQSADWHGRMGLDIERIDSELDRLSDDPMMAKRLDLKRLRKLTKNWPEKTPVSQSEFSEHLIARYAIGRAISVARFINQVEGKN, from the coding sequence TTGGCAAGTTTCGCAGTGATACTCCGAAAGAGCAATCGACCGCTGACTGGCGATCTTACGGAACGTATGCGCTCCGTCCTCGGCGTTTTCGGCCCGGACAAAGACGGTGTGGTGAGCCGTGGCCCGATCCAGATGATTTGGACGCAGGATGTGGGTTTTACGCCCCAAGATCGTTGGGAAGAACAACCCGTGGTCAGTCATGATCGCTGGCACTTGTTGTTCGTCGGCTTTTTGATGCACCGAGAAGAGCTCGCCGATAAAGTCGGTCTCGAACGCGCCGAACTCACGAACATCCCGGACAGCAAGCTGGTCATGATGGCTTGGGAAAAATGGGGCGAGACGTGTCACGACCATTTGTACGGTGCTTACAGTTTCGTAGTGTGTGACATTGCCAATCACACGATCATAGCCAAGCGCGGCAGTGAAGTTAGCGCCAGCATCTACTATCATGAAGACGATGACCGCTTGATTTTGACGACATCGACTAAGGCAATTTTTTGCGATGAAACTGTCGAAAGGAAAGTCGACGAAAGCCGGATCGCTGACGCTCTGGTACTGAACTTCGAAAACCGAACTCAATCGTACTTCGCTGGCATTTCTATTTTGCCTTCCGGCCATTCCATGCGCGCTAACCCACACGGGCTGCGAGTGGAACGGACGTCATACTTGGACCGAACACCCGATGTCCGCTTTGCCAATGATGACGACTATGTCGAGGCTGCTGGCGAGCTTTTGAGCCGAGCGGTGTCGTCTTCGATGCGCTCTCTAAAGCCTCCTGCATTGATGCTGAGTTCGGGATTGGATTCCGCGTCAGTGGCTGCAGTCATGATTGAACACATGGCTGGTTCAAATGCGACTAGTGACGAACGGTTGAAGGCGTTTACTCATGTACCAGCAGGCTATTGGGATGGCTCTGTCAGGAACGGTTGGGCGGGGGATGAAAGCGGTCCTGTGAAGGCGATGGCTGCTCTCTATCCGCAGTTGGACGTCGAGTTTGTCGGATCGGAATTGCTGCCGTTCGATCATGGACTGGATCTGGTACAGTCTTATGCGGACATGCCGCTTCGTGGCTTGGCCAATCTGTACTGGGGTAGGGAGATCGATCACAAGTGCCTCCAATCAGGTCGCAACGTGATGCTCACCGGTTCAAGTGGAAATGCGACGCTGAGTTTCGCGATGAAATCGATGATTTTCGGGAAGCTTTTTCGGAAGGGACAGTGGCTTCGACTCCTGAAAGAGCATCACCTTTCTTATCATGGCAATGTCCCGGGACCCTTTTCCTATCTCAAGCGATTGACACGCCAGGCCATTTTGCCAAACGCGCCAGATTCACTGTTCGGTCTCTATGCACGCCATAGAGCGCCGGACAAAGGCAAGGGCTTCCACGCTTTCTCTGCAATCAATCCCGACTATGCGGAAGAGATGGGGGTACGGGAAAGAATGGCAGAATTTGGTTGGGATGACGGCTACCGGCTCCCAAAAGACCGGAAAGAAATGATGCGCATTATGGCGGAGCGTGGAGGCCGTGAAGAGGCGTCTGCACTGGTTGAGCCCTACAAAGCAGCAGCCGGAACGGTGACGAGAGACCCGCTTGGTGATCGCAAGATTGTCGAATTTTGCTATGCGATCCCGGATGATCAGTTTTGCAAAGACGGCACCGATCGCAGGCTGATCAAGCGCATGATGGCGGACAAACTTCCGTCCGAGGTTTTGAACGCACCGCGCGGTGAGCAGTCAGCTGATTGGCACGGCAGGATGGGCCTGGACATCGAACGGATCGACTCTGAACTGGATCGGCTTTCCGATGATCCCATGATGGCCAAACGGCTTGATCTAAAGCGGCTCAGGAAGCTTACGAAAAACTGGCCAGAGAAAACTCCGGTCTCGCAATCTGAATTCTCCGAACACCTGATTGCGCGATATGCCATCGGTCGCGCGATTTCCGTAGCGCGTTTCATAAATCAGGTGGAGGGCAAGAACTAG
- a CDS encoding nucleotidyltransferase family protein yields the protein MLSDNHPQRLEVSAELRLLAACCDRPKTASSKAQVQERLQTIKDWTAFHSEAVRHHVEGFAYDRLKDCRDVPADIRQEWRGIESGRVLRNLLQSHMTSKLHALLNENGVLNIVLKGLPLSEQLYRSQAIRRSGDIDLLIAPENAWKSVQILAKEGFRLVENGTNLTQRQTRCVVRHFKEITLQNDSNVAVDLHWKMVDFPDAFSNFDPLSNMRKTGFGNAGEIAVLGEAEQFAYLCVHGALTDWSRLKWLADINALIGDSSERVIIDWYARAKELGCGPSVLQALGLRDILWGKPPPAELSRTIEEIDEPEFLAFPIERMLTPYRSASSRDAVARIRRQTHVRSVLYGGSAQAIRGTIAHMRALPDVLALPLPKTLDWLYYPLRPVLWAIRKVRS from the coding sequence ATGCTCAGTGACAATCATCCTCAAAGGCTCGAAGTTTCCGCTGAATTGCGACTGCTTGCAGCATGTTGTGATCGGCCGAAAACCGCCTCTTCAAAGGCACAGGTTCAGGAACGACTGCAAACGATCAAAGACTGGACCGCATTCCATTCAGAAGCAGTCCGGCACCACGTCGAGGGTTTTGCATATGACCGCCTAAAGGATTGCCGTGATGTACCTGCCGATATCCGTCAGGAATGGCGGGGTATTGAGAGTGGGAGAGTGCTGCGCAACCTTTTGCAATCGCACATGACAAGCAAGCTGCATGCCCTGTTAAATGAAAACGGCGTTCTGAATATCGTATTGAAGGGCCTTCCCCTGTCCGAGCAGCTATATAGGTCTCAAGCGATCAGGCGCAGCGGCGATATAGACCTTTTGATCGCGCCGGAAAACGCATGGAAATCGGTCCAGATTTTGGCGAAAGAAGGATTTAGACTGGTTGAGAACGGTACGAATTTGACCCAGCGGCAAACACGCTGTGTGGTTCGTCATTTCAAAGAGATCACCCTTCAAAACGACAGCAATGTCGCGGTCGACCTGCATTGGAAGATGGTCGATTTTCCAGATGCCTTTTCCAATTTTGATCCGCTTAGCAACATGCGGAAAACTGGTTTTGGCAATGCGGGTGAGATTGCTGTTCTCGGTGAAGCGGAACAGTTTGCTTATCTTTGCGTGCATGGCGCGCTTACCGATTGGAGCCGGCTCAAATGGTTGGCCGATATCAATGCGCTGATCGGTGATAGCTCGGAGCGGGTTATCATTGACTGGTACGCGAGAGCCAAAGAGCTTGGCTGTGGTCCCTCGGTGCTTCAGGCTCTCGGCTTACGTGATATCCTGTGGGGCAAGCCGCCTCCCGCAGAATTGAGCCGCACAATCGAGGAGATAGACGAGCCTGAGTTCTTGGCTTTCCCTATTGAACGGATGCTAACCCCGTACAGATCGGCTTCTTCGCGCGATGCAGTTGCTCGAATTCGACGCCAAACACACGTTCGCTCAGTTCTCTATGGCGGTTCTGCGCAAGCGATACGGGGCACGATCGCACACATGCGCGCGCTGCCAGATGTTCTGGCGCTGCCATTACCCAAGACCCTGGATTGGCTTTACTACCCGCTTCGCCCGGTCCTGTGGGCAATCAGGAAAGTACGCTCATAA
- a CDS encoding ATP-binding cassette domain-containing protein, whose amino-acid sequence MKFPFTIKSDIELGHRSTALVVDRDADVIIREGDVPDAIESKLDGAAFQIKRGEFLHNIPDGSSLYVNDGREIIYRRGPQTTDRDLALFILGSAWGAVCYQRGLIPIHASANIADGKIVAFTGHSGAGKSTLAANLAVRGYSFFTDDTLIFDQTSNAAEAICFAGQKQLKLWRDAIEVTGATALHPVRQDETVDKHFAVPPSPSDLIAAPLDRLFVITRSRNDAKEPNTIVNLKGSEALLAIRANLYRPHYAEILMGRSALFLGLKQLADKVKVARFVRQTGEENYDAALDYISAAIGPASANAI is encoded by the coding sequence ATGAAATTCCCGTTCACAATCAAATCCGACATTGAATTGGGCCATCGAAGCACAGCTTTGGTGGTTGACCGCGATGCGGATGTGATAATCCGCGAGGGCGACGTACCTGATGCAATTGAATCCAAACTTGATGGAGCAGCATTCCAGATCAAGCGCGGTGAATTTTTGCACAACATTCCTGATGGCAGCAGCCTGTATGTGAATGACGGCCGCGAGATCATTTATCGCCGTGGTCCGCAAACAACGGACCGCGATCTCGCGCTCTTCATCCTCGGATCAGCATGGGGTGCGGTTTGTTACCAGCGGGGCCTGATACCGATCCACGCCAGCGCCAACATTGCCGATGGCAAAATCGTGGCCTTCACCGGTCATTCGGGTGCAGGCAAATCGACGCTAGCAGCAAATTTGGCGGTGCGAGGATATAGTTTTTTCACAGATGACACGCTGATTTTCGATCAAACCTCCAACGCTGCCGAAGCGATATGCTTTGCTGGCCAGAAACAATTGAAGCTTTGGCGAGACGCGATCGAGGTGACAGGCGCGACGGCTTTGCATCCCGTCCGGCAAGACGAGACAGTCGACAAGCATTTCGCAGTGCCCCCATCGCCAAGCGATTTGATCGCGGCGCCGCTCGATAGACTGTTTGTAATCACGCGTTCCCGTAACGATGCCAAAGAACCGAATACCATTGTGAATCTCAAAGGGTCGGAGGCTTTGCTCGCCATTCGGGCAAATCTTTACAGACCGCATTACGCCGAGATACTGATGGGGCGCAGTGCTCTGTTCCTCGGTCTCAAACAGCTTGCGGATAAGGTGAAGGTCGCGCGCTTTGTCCGGCAAACAGGCGAAGAAAACTACGACGCAGCCCTGGACTATATCAGCGCGGCGATTGGTCCCGCTTCTGCTAACGCGATTTAA
- a CDS encoding sulfotransferase domain-containing protein, with protein sequence MEAGEIVWLASYPKSGNTWVRILLSNLLGLKAVSDDDGISPAGGMTSDRRMFEHYTGVNSYELTKAEIDLLRPSVYREAARNSTGIFLIKAHDAFRRLPDNQPCFPANCSRGVLLMVRDPLDVAISYAHHSGEDDLEKEVAGMNDPQRFLGGGEKEQLHQFMGDWSAHYRSWIQQNDIPVCVVRYEDLQVDAARELKKIVKFIGIKPPECALSIEQAVEASRFDRLQKIESAKGFQERPAVADRFFRSGRSGEGRETMPDRLQRELIAYHGEVMRELGYLEEHKSE encoded by the coding sequence ATGGAAGCTGGTGAAATCGTCTGGCTGGCAAGCTATCCCAAATCGGGCAACACTTGGGTCCGCATCTTATTGTCCAATTTGCTTGGCCTGAAAGCCGTTTCGGATGATGATGGAATCTCGCCAGCTGGCGGTATGACCAGCGATCGCCGAATGTTCGAGCATTATACTGGCGTCAATTCGTATGAGCTTACTAAAGCAGAAATCGACCTGCTGCGCCCCAGTGTCTATCGCGAAGCAGCACGCAATTCGACTGGCATCTTTCTCATCAAGGCTCATGATGCATTTCGCAGGTTGCCCGACAACCAGCCATGCTTCCCTGCAAACTGTTCGCGCGGTGTGCTCCTCATGGTTCGTGACCCGCTGGATGTAGCCATATCCTACGCGCACCATAGCGGCGAAGATGACCTTGAAAAGGAAGTCGCGGGTATGAACGATCCGCAAAGGTTTCTCGGAGGTGGGGAGAAGGAACAGCTCCACCAATTCATGGGCGATTGGTCAGCGCATTATCGCAGTTGGATACAACAGAATGATATTCCGGTATGCGTTGTGCGTTATGAGGATCTACAAGTTGACGCTGCGCGAGAGCTGAAGAAGATCGTGAAATTCATCGGTATCAAACCGCCTGAATGCGCGCTGTCGATCGAACAAGCCGTGGAAGCATCGCGGTTTGACCGATTGCAGAAAATCGAAAGCGCAAAAGGTTTTCAGGAGCGGCCTGCCGTGGCCGACCGCTTTTTCCGGTCAGGACGATCTGGTGAAGGACGAGAGACAATGCCTGATCGTTTACAACGTGAATTGATTGCCTATCACGGCGAAGTGATGAGAGAATTGGGATATCTTGAGGAGCATAAAAGTGAATGA
- a CDS encoding PqqD family peptide modification chaperone encodes MNETAAILLDQTVSKSDSFVESGIDDEAVLMSLHEGSFSSLTQTGLRIWSMMEDPILVSDICARLLEEFDVEKSECEAQTIGFLQSLRNKGFIEVS; translated from the coding sequence GTGAATGAGACGGCAGCGATTTTGCTGGATCAAACAGTGTCCAAATCTGACAGCTTTGTCGAAAGCGGCATCGATGACGAGGCCGTTTTGATGAGCCTGCATGAGGGCAGCTTTTCTTCATTGACGCAAACCGGCCTGCGGATTTGGTCGATGATGGAGGATCCTATTCTCGTATCCGATATCTGCGCCCGACTTCTGGAAGAGTTCGACGTAGAAAAATCCGAATGCGAAGCCCAAACGATTGGCTTTTTGCAGAGCCTAAGGAACAAGGGTTTCATTGAAGTCAGTTAA
- a CDS encoding tail fiber protein, whose protein sequence is MKTLKLSATAAIAAATVSVSTPAHAQSGTQFIGQVSAFGGNFCPRSWAEASGQLLPISQNTALFAIIGTTYGGDGRTTLALPDLRGRRPVSQGNGPGIGNYPIGGRGGAPSFTLVAANLPSHAHTGTVAASPGPADTNQPVRNGFAQSTGTNAYLDGDPAVNNMHPDTVRINSTGGNVAVNKVSPFQTVRWCIALNGIFPSRN, encoded by the coding sequence ATGAAGACTCTTAAACTATCCGCAACGGCGGCGATTGCGGCTGCGACAGTCAGTGTATCAACGCCAGCGCACGCGCAATCGGGTACACAATTTATCGGACAGGTTTCGGCCTTTGGCGGAAATTTTTGCCCGCGAAGTTGGGCCGAAGCGAGCGGACAACTGCTTCCGATTTCGCAGAACACTGCGTTATTTGCGATTATCGGCACGACTTACGGTGGCGATGGCAGGACAACATTGGCTCTTCCAGACTTGCGTGGACGGCGTCCCGTTAGCCAGGGCAATGGTCCGGGCATTGGCAATTATCCAATTGGTGGCCGAGGCGGGGCGCCATCCTTTACTCTGGTTGCGGCAAACCTGCCGTCGCACGCGCACACAGGTACAGTCGCTGCAAGTCCAGGCCCAGCGGACACGAATCAACCGGTTCGGAACGGCTTCGCTCAGTCGACAGGAACGAATGCGTACCTGGATGGCGATCCAGCAGTAAACAACATGCATCCTGATACGGTGCGGATCAACAGCACCGGAGGCAACGTCGCCGTGAACAAGGTCTCACCTTTTCAAACAGTGCGTTGGTGTATTGCACTAAATGGGATCTTCCCATCGCGTAACTAA
- a CDS encoding tail fiber protein yields the protein MKIKATLAASAMIAAGMMTTPAPVKAQADPLLGQMMLFGGNFCPRGWAATNGTILAINSNQSLFSLLGTMYGGDGRTTFGLPDLRGRAPISTGTGAGLPNYTQGSLGGSTNFTLTEATMPSHSHTGTVAASPNAGDTNQPVRNSFARSTNGANVYLDGDPAINNMHPDLLRISAAGGSQSVNKVSPYLTLQWCIATQGVFPSRN from the coding sequence ATGAAAATCAAAGCTACTCTAGCAGCCAGCGCAATGATCGCAGCTGGCATGATGACAACACCGGCACCGGTGAAGGCTCAAGCAGATCCATTGCTTGGCCAGATGATGCTGTTCGGCGGTAATTTCTGCCCTCGTGGTTGGGCGGCCACCAACGGAACGATTCTCGCAATCAACTCAAACCAGTCTTTGTTTTCGCTGCTCGGCACTATGTATGGCGGCGATGGACGGACAACATTCGGCCTACCCGACCTTCGCGGTCGGGCTCCGATTTCAACTGGGACAGGCGCTGGTCTCCCAAACTACACACAGGGTTCGTTGGGCGGTTCTACGAACTTCACACTGACTGAAGCTACTATGCCTTCGCACAGCCATACCGGTACGGTCGCAGCCAGCCCGAACGCGGGTGACACCAACCAGCCAGTACGTAACAGCTTCGCAAGATCGACCAACGGTGCGAACGTGTATCTGGATGGCGACCCCGCAATCAACAACATGCACCCCGATCTGCTTCGGATTAGTGCAGCTGGCGGAAGTCAATCAGTCAATAAGGTTTCGCCGTATTTGACTCTGCAATGGTGCATCGCAACCCAAGGTGTTTTCCCGTCTCGCAACTGA
- a CDS encoding YbjN domain-containing protein: MNFFRTAGSLSIAATALFATAAHAQPKPIESIDQTEVIERINETTVSPALAVVTGNQMSGADPQGDVKLIATATNGLRFEISFRACETDDAADARHCKAMYMMSIWDAPAGGSDEEFQSAIVGYLQGNPAINAGRLPDGSPYIVRYVIADFGTAQGNLVSEFANFIRSATDFQNTISPFYPQGE, encoded by the coding sequence ATGAATTTCTTCCGAACTGCCGGTTCGCTTTCGATCGCAGCAACAGCGCTTTTCGCAACGGCTGCACATGCTCAACCGAAACCAATTGAGTCGATTGATCAAACCGAAGTGATTGAGCGGATCAATGAAACAACTGTTTCTCCGGCGCTGGCGGTCGTTACCGGCAATCAAATGTCTGGCGCCGATCCCCAAGGGGATGTGAAGTTAATCGCAACGGCCACCAATGGTCTGCGCTTCGAAATCAGCTTCAGAGCCTGCGAGACAGATGACGCGGCTGACGCGAGGCATTGCAAAGCAATGTATATGATGTCGATTTGGGATGCGCCCGCAGGCGGTTCTGATGAAGAATTCCAATCTGCTATCGTAGGTTACCTGCAAGGTAATCCAGCCATCAATGCGGGCCGCTTGCCAGACGGTTCACCTTATATTGTACGCTATGTCATCGCCGACTTCGGCACCGCGCAAGGCAATTTGGTGTCAGAATTCGCCAATTTCATTCGCAGCGCGACGGATTTCCAAAACACAATCTCTCCCTTTTACCCACAAGGTGAGTAA
- a CDS encoding DUF393 domain-containing protein codes for MQTSRASSSSSPVKVWYDGACPMCMREIALMRRLDRNSAIVFVDVADGADPTCPIDQSELLARFHAEENGTIVSGAAAFAVMWRRIPSLRWLGLIARSKTVLRVLEWGYIQHLKIRPQLQSLLRKFG; via the coding sequence GTGCAAACATCACGCGCATCTTCGTCGTCGTCGCCAGTAAAGGTCTGGTATGATGGCGCATGCCCAATGTGCATGCGCGAAATCGCGTTGATGCGAAGGCTGGACAGGAATTCGGCAATTGTATTCGTTGATGTGGCAGACGGTGCCGATCCGACCTGCCCGATTGATCAGAGCGAGTTGCTGGCGCGCTTTCATGCGGAAGAGAACGGCACGATCGTAAGCGGTGCCGCTGCTTTTGCTGTGATGTGGCGCCGCATTCCTTCCCTGCGGTGGCTCGGGTTGATCGCGCGGAGCAAAACTGTGCTCAGGGTCCTCGAATGGGGGTATATTCAACACCTCAAGATCCGTCCGCAATTGCAGAGCCTGCTGCGAAAGTTCGGTTGA
- a CDS encoding alpha-hydroxy-acid oxidizing protein, translating to MQNEIYNAGLRGHLPTFPVDFATLEKRAHEALGPMLTNYVAGGCGDEHTQDTNASAFHHWGMIPRMMVDCTERDLSIELFGHKFDTPLFMAPIGLNGEATQDRHGDMAAARASAMTGVPFCASTLGNDPLEDVKKACGDTPAFFQLYTPRNREFAESLIGRAEKAGYSALVVTLDTWVTGWRPRDLNASNFPQLRGKVLQNYFQDPVFRSLLEKPPEEDMEAAIMMFAGVFGQVLTWDDMKWFKDVTDMPIVLKGICHADDAKRAVDCGADAIYCSNHGGRQANGGIATIDLLEDIVKAAGDVPVMFDSGIRSGSDAVKALAMGARAVGVGRPYTYGLALGAAEGAAWVLRSILAEADLLMAVNGYPDLAEVRAAGVQRTDR from the coding sequence ATGCAGAACGAGATCTATAACGCCGGGCTGAGAGGGCATTTGCCGACTTTCCCGGTTGATTTTGCGACCCTTGAAAAGCGCGCTCATGAAGCGCTTGGGCCGATGCTGACCAACTATGTCGCAGGCGGTTGCGGCGATGAGCATACGCAAGACACCAACGCTTCCGCCTTTCATCACTGGGGCATGATCCCGCGCATGATGGTCGATTGCACGGAGCGTGATCTCTCGATCGAATTGTTCGGCCACAAATTTGATACGCCGCTGTTTATGGCTCCTATCGGACTGAACGGAGAGGCAACGCAGGACCGGCATGGCGATATGGCCGCGGCGAGGGCGTCTGCGATGACGGGCGTTCCTTTCTGCGCCTCGACCCTTGGCAATGATCCGCTGGAGGATGTGAAGAAGGCATGCGGCGATACGCCTGCGTTCTTCCAACTCTACACTCCGCGCAACCGCGAGTTTGCGGAGAGCCTGATTGGGCGTGCCGAAAAGGCGGGCTATTCCGCTCTGGTGGTCACGCTCGATACATGGGTCACAGGCTGGCGCCCGCGCGATCTCAACGCATCGAACTTTCCTCAACTGCGCGGGAAGGTTCTCCAAAACTACTTCCAAGACCCTGTCTTCCGCTCGCTGCTCGAAAAGCCCCCGGAAGAGGATATGGAGGCCGCGATCATGATGTTTGCCGGGGTGTTTGGTCAAGTGCTGACCTGGGACGACATGAAATGGTTCAAAGATGTCACCGACATGCCGATCGTCCTCAAAGGTATTTGCCACGCCGATGATGCCAAGCGGGCGGTCGATTGCGGTGCCGATGCCATTTATTGCTCCAATCACGGCGGGCGTCAGGCCAATGGCGGGATTGCGACCATCGATCTGCTCGAAGACATTGTGAAAGCAGCGGGCGATGTGCCGGTGATGTTTGACAGTGGAATTCGTTCTGGCTCCGATGCGGTCAAGGCGCTGGCCATGGGGGCGAGGGCCGTTGGGGTGGGGCGCCCGTATACTTACGGTCTCGCCTTAGGCGCGGCAGAAGGTGCCGCTTGGGTTCTGCGTTCAATTCTCGCCGAGGCAGATCTGCTGATGGCGGTAAATGGCTACCCTGATCTGGCAGAGGTGAGGGCAGCGGGGGTTCAGCGCACAGATCGTTGA
- a CDS encoding NAD-dependent succinate-semialdehyde dehydrogenase: MTNYPELKMLIGGEWIVDGGDGTMPVSNPATEAKIGDCPKVSSEQLDAAVTAANDAFPVWSNTPGAERHKILRKAAELLRERAPEIARVMTLEVGKPHAQALGETVGAADLIDFLGEEAKRQGGRLVPVRGAHLLQQRVTQEPIGPAALFTPWNFPINLPAKKLAGALAAGCSCILKPAETTPACAQMLVECFVDAGVPAGAINVVYGDPAKISEHLITAPAMRKISFTGSTAVGKQLGAMAAQGLKRFTAELGGHAPVVIGESADFERTVAACAATKFRNAGQVCVSPTRFLVARGIYDKFVSEFAARASALKVGDASQDDAVDMGPLAHGGRVAAMQDLMGSLGGEMGEIVTGGSAIDGAGHFFQPTVVAGPSAQSRLMTEEPFGPVAGIVPYDDIEDAVRIANSLQYGLAAYAFTGNLDESHYLGSSLRAGMVAINHFAVGSPETPFGGVGDSGFGSESGVEGYLGYTETKLVTVAKSGA, encoded by the coding sequence ATGACGAATTATCCAGAACTCAAAATGCTGATCGGTGGCGAATGGATTGTCGATGGCGGCGATGGAACCATGCCGGTGAGCAACCCTGCGACAGAGGCCAAAATCGGCGATTGCCCCAAGGTTTCGAGCGAACAACTTGATGCTGCCGTCACCGCGGCAAACGATGCCTTCCCTGTTTGGTCAAACACTCCTGGTGCCGAGCGGCACAAGATCCTGCGTAAAGCCGCCGAGTTGCTGAGAGAACGCGCGCCAGAAATTGCGCGGGTTATGACGCTCGAAGTGGGCAAGCCGCATGCTCAGGCTCTCGGTGAAACCGTGGGTGCGGCTGACCTGATCGACTTCCTCGGCGAAGAGGCGAAACGGCAAGGTGGCCGATTGGTGCCAGTGCGCGGGGCGCATTTGCTGCAACAGCGCGTCACACAGGAACCGATTGGGCCAGCGGCCTTGTTCACCCCGTGGAATTTCCCGATCAATCTGCCTGCCAAGAAATTAGCCGGTGCGCTCGCAGCAGGCTGCTCGTGCATCCTGAAACCAGCCGAAACCACGCCGGCCTGCGCGCAGATGCTGGTCGAATGTTTTGTCGATGCAGGGGTGCCCGCGGGCGCGATCAACGTGGTTTATGGTGATCCCGCGAAAATTTCCGAGCACCTCATCACCGCACCCGCCATGCGCAAGATCAGCTTCACCGGATCGACCGCTGTCGGTAAGCAGCTCGGCGCAATGGCCGCTCAAGGCCTCAAACGTTTCACCGCAGAACTTGGTGGACACGCGCCAGTGGTCATCGGCGAGAGCGCAGATTTTGAACGCACTGTTGCTGCGTGTGCGGCGACCAAGTTCCGCAATGCTGGGCAGGTCTGCGTCTCGCCGACCCGCTTCCTTGTTGCGCGCGGTATCTACGACAAGTTCGTGAGCGAATTTGCCGCTCGGGCAAGCGCGCTCAAAGTGGGTGACGCCAGCCAGGACGACGCCGTTGATATGGGACCGTTGGCGCATGGCGGGCGTGTCGCCGCAATGCAGGATCTGATGGGATCGCTAGGCGGAGAGATGGGTGAGATCGTCACTGGCGGTTCGGCAATCGACGGCGCAGGTCATTTCTTCCAGCCGACTGTGGTGGCAGGCCCATCTGCCCAAAGCCGATTGATGACCGAAGAACCATTCGGCCCCGTCGCCGGGATCGTGCCTTATGACGATATCGAGGACGCCGTGCGGATAGCAAATTCTCTGCAATATGGACTAGCGGCTTACGCCTTCACCGGAAATCTTGACGAAAGCCACTATCTCGGCAGTTCGCTGCGCGCAGGCATGGTTGCGATTAACCACTTCGCGGTCGGATCACCCGAGACTCCATTCGGCGGGGTCGGTGATAGCGGGTTTGGTTCGGAAAGCGGTGTCGAAGGGTATCTTGGCTATACCGAGACCAAGCTGGTCACAGTTGCCAAGTCTGGCGCGTGA